The DNA segment CTGATCTAACAAAGTCTGATTCTCTCCACAGATTTCTCAGGAAGTGGATGTAACAAGAGAAGATGAACACAGTCTGAATCCAGAAAGGTACCCTGAGTAAAGGCACAGAGGGGGCCCTCCTTAAAGGGAAGTTCCTCTCTACCTAGTAATGTTTACAGTGccattctctctcccaccccaccctagaTTCTTTCCAGCACTCCTGCTTGGCTACCCAGAGCACCATGCCTAGGGGCAACAAGAGCAAGAGCCGCTCCAGGGCCAAAAGGCAGCAAGCTCGAGGAGAGAGCCAGAATCTCCAGGGTGCTAAGCCCACTTCAGAGAAGGAAGCAGCATCCCCCACTCTTGGCCAGGGAGATGCCCCCAGCTCTCCTGATATCTGCACTCCTCAGGGGTCCCAGGAGGCTGCATCCCATGGCTCTCCTGAGTTAAATGTGTCCCACTCAGTTTCTAATGTCAGTGCTGAGGGTTCTGTTGCAGGTGTTGATGTGAAGCGTTCAAATGCTTGCATTATAGCAGAAGCCATCGATTCTGCACGCAGAGATCCTCTGAGCAGGAAGGCCAGCAAGATCCTCCACTACCTGCTGGAGAAGTACCAGAAGGATGAGCAGCCTGTAGAGGCAGAAATGCTGAAGCTGATCAACAGGAAGTACAAGGTGCACTTCCCCTGGATCCTGGAGAAAGCCACCTACCAGCTGGAGATGGTCTATGGGCTGGAGTTGAAGGTTGACCACACTCACTCCTATGTTCTTGTTAACAAGTTACCTATCCCCCCTGGGGCAAAACAGGGTGGCAAGAAAGAGTTGCCAAAGACG comes from the Peromyscus maniculatus bairdii isolate BWxNUB_F1_BW_parent chromosome X, HU_Pman_BW_mat_3.1, whole genome shotgun sequence genome and includes:
- the LOC102924945 gene encoding melanoma-associated antigen B4-like, which produces MPRGNKSKSRSRAKRQQARGESQNLQGAKPTSEKEAASPTLGQGDAPSSPDICTPQGSQEAASHGSPELNVSHSVSNVSAEGSVAGVDVKRSNACIIAEAIDSARRDPLSRKASKILHYLLEKYQKDEQPVEAEMLKLINRKYKVHFPWILEKATYQLEMVYGLELKVDHTHSYVLVNKLPIPPGAKQGGKKELPKTGLILTLLGMIMMKGNRATEEEVWQFLHMQGIYPGRRHLIFGEPRKFITKELVEQNYVEYRQVPGSHPPTYEFLWGSRAHDETIKAKVLDVLAKIKNAIPGFYPQQYEEALSNQAERAARRGEASGHHGARIPSHAQSSSSSHT